In Gadus chalcogrammus isolate NIFS_2021 chromosome 1, NIFS_Gcha_1.0, whole genome shotgun sequence, one DNA window encodes the following:
- the ddx19a gene encoding ATP-dependent RNA helicase DDX19A — MASHSVAKGCGDPGVQTKPAQVGTFKSMASSNVPCSLLKDDINGNVLPYSMGKEGKKDQVDPAEQSLLNKLIRHNLVKNRNQVEVLQRDPNSPLFSVKTFEELRLKPQLLQGVYTMGFNRPSRIQENALPMMLAEPPQNLIAQSQSGTGKTAAFSLAMLSHVNPANKWTQCLCIAPTYELAVQIGHVIEQMGKFYPEVKLAYAVRGNRLLRGTTIQEHIVIGTPGTVLDWGLKLKFFDPKKIRVFVLDEADVMIATQGHQDQSIRIQRLLPKDCQMLLLSATFEDSVWSFAERIIPDPNIIKLKREEETLDTIKQFYVVCKEKEDKFSALCNIYGSLTIAQAMIFCQTRRMASWLSGQLSSEGHQVALLSGEMMVEQRAAVIERFREGKEKVLVTTNVCSRGIDVEQVSIVVNFDLPVGRDGNSDNETYLHRIGRTGRFGKKGFAFNMVDSQETMDLIHQIELHFDRKIVKLDTDDLDELEKMMN, encoded by the exons GTTGGAACTTTTAAAAGCATGGCTAGTTCCAATGTCCCGTGCTCCCTGCTGAAGGACGATATAAATG GTAACGTCTTGCCATATTCGATGGGAAAGGAAGGCAAAAAAGATCAGG TGGATCCAGCTGAACAGTCACTGTTGAATAAATTGATTCGCCATAATCTTGTGAAAAACCGAAATCAAGTTGAGGTTCTCCAGCGAGACCCAAACTCTCCTCTATTCTCTGTGAAGACATTCGAAGAACTGAGACT GAAACCTCAGTTACTTCAGGGAGTCTACACCATGGGCTTCAATAGACCATCGAGGATCCAAGAAAATGCTCTGCCCATGATGCTGGCCGAGCC ACCTCAGAATCTGATTGCCCAGTCTCAGTCTGGCACAGGGAAAACGGCTGCATTTTCTCTTGCGATGCTCAGCCATGTAAACCCAGCTAACAAATGGACCCAG TGCCTCTGCATCGCACCCACATACGAGCTTGCTGTGCAGATCGGCCATGTCATTGAGCAGATGGGGAAGTTTTATCCCGAAGTCAAACTGGCCTATGCCGTTCGGGGAAATAGAT TGTTGCGCGGCACCACCATCCAGGAGCACATCGTGATCGGAACGCCGGGCACCGTCCTCGACTGGGGCCTCAAGCTGAAGTTCTTTGACCCAAAGAAGATCCGCGTGTTTGTTCTGGACGAGGCGGACGTCATGATCGCCACCCAGGGACACCAGGACCAGAGCATCCGGATTCAGAG ATTGTTGCCAAAGGACTgtcagatgctgctgctgtcagCCACCTTCGAGGACTCTGTGTGGAGTTTTGCAGAGAGGATTATCCCCGACCCCAACATCATTAAGCTGAAGCGCGAGGAGGAGACTCTGGACACCATCAAGCAATTCTATGTGGTCtgcaaggagaaggaggacaagtTCTCCGCTCTTTGCAATATTTATGGGAGTCTTACCATCGCACAGGCCATGATCTTCTGCCAA ACTCGCAGGATGGCATCCTGGCTTAGCGGACAGCTGTCCAGCGAGGGCCACCAGGTGGCCTTGCTTAGTGGCGAGATGATGGTGGAGCAGAGGGCAGCCGTCATCGAGCGCTTCAGGGAGGGAAAGGAAAAGGTGCTCGTGACCACCAATGTCTGCTCAAGAG GTATTGATGTGGAGCAAGTGTCCATCGTGGTCAACTTCGATCTGCCTGTTGGCAGAGATGGAAACTCAGACAATGAGACGTACCTCCACCGGATTGGCCGCACCGGGCGCTTTGGCAAAAAAGGTTTTGCCTTCAATATGGTTGACAGCCAAGAAACCATGGATCTCATCCACCAGATTGAACTCCACTTTG ACCGCAAAATAGTGAAATTGGACACTGATGACCTGGATGAGCTTGAAAAGATGATGAACTGA
- the ubxn10 gene encoding UBX domain-containing protein 10 gives MNSTRPKSSKGRSRPPADHTVRDTREHVQSDHHLAVGHQSDGCIRSRSDSLTGITTPQGQDYTATPLQSVPARQTLSLNKYKVLPSIKKPSDVSHALVPEMKTSKIKLCDHVIAQQRRHSHGEPGCYAEETPAKTQTATRSNPEIGRVAPAPNKPPDPVIMESRDETPAVVATDQLLLAIRAPCGRRFQQHFSYADTLQTLITCAEARNETSYSEAFIETMDVPRRSFRRLDMTLSECCIFNRSVLCISQERPSDIATSVVDNG, from the coding sequence ATGAATTCAACACGTCCAAAATCCTCAAAAGGACGAAGCAGGCCCCCAGCGGACCATACTGTGCGTGATACCAGAGAGCACGTCCAGAGTGACCACCACCTGGCCGTGGGGCACCAGTCCGACGGCTGCATCAGGTCCAGGTCTGACTCTTTGACCGGGATCACCACGCCGCAAGGCCAGGACTACACGGCAACACCGCTGCAATCCGTCCCTGCTCGGCAAACACTCTCCCTGAACAAATACAAGGTGCTTCCATCCATAAAAAAACCGTCAGATGTTAGCCACGCCCTTGTCCCAGAAATGAAGACATCCAAGATTAAACTATGTGATCATGTCATCGCTCAGCAGCGAAGGCATAGTCATGGAGAACCAGGTTGTTATGCCGAGGAGACCCCGGCGAAGACCCAGACTGCGACCCGGAGTAACCCTGAAATAGGCCGGGTTGCCCCTGCCCCTAACAAGCCTCCTGACCCAGTCATCATGGAGTCCAGAGACGAGACTCCTGCCGTTGTTGCTACAGACCAGTTGCTTCTAGCTATCAGAGCACCGTGTGGCAGGAGATTTCAGCAACACTTTTCCTATGCCGACACCCTGCAGACACTCATCACTTGTGCAGAAGCCAGAAATGAAACAAGCTACTCCGAAGCCTTCATTGAAACTATGGATGTGCCTCGAAGGAGCTTCAGGAGATTGGACATGACTCTGTCAGAGTGCTGCATCTTCAACAGATCAGTGCTGTGCATCTCTCAGGAGAGACCCTCGGATATTGCCACAAGCGTAGTTGATAATGGTTAA